The proteins below are encoded in one region of Williamsoniiplasma luminosum:
- a CDS encoding SDR family oxidoreductase: MKPTKPLVAITGASSGIGKATAKLFAEKGYPVLLMARRVQLLDEMDIGHKITAKVDVTDIEQIRQAIKKAEAVYGPVDLLINNAGIMPMDKYVDQSLKDKYDTLDVNIKGVVNGMDCVLKDMNARQHGTIINLSSVAGRWTSIDHALYNGAKFAVNAITEQARRENAENNVRFTLIEPGMVDTNLLDTTTNQEVLDAYLINKNRLKGGLIAKDIADAILYTYELPQHISIKELLITHTQQKI; this comes from the coding sequence ATGAAACCAACAAAACCACTAGTCGCCATTACAGGAGCATCATCTGGAATCGGTAAAGCAACAGCGAAATTATTTGCAGAAAAAGGATATCCAGTTTTATTGATGGCTCGACGTGTTCAGTTATTAGATGAAATGGACATTGGACATAAAATTACTGCCAAAGTCGATGTCACTGACATCGAACAAATTCGTCAAGCAATAAAAAAAGCAGAAGCGGTTTATGGACCAGTTGATTTATTAATTAATAATGCTGGAATTATGCCAATGGATAAATATGTGGACCAGTCGCTTAAAGACAAATATGACACATTAGATGTAAATATTAAAGGGGTTGTGAACGGGATGGATTGTGTTTTAAAAGATATGAATGCTCGTCAACATGGAACAATTATTAATTTATCATCCGTGGCTGGACGTTGAACTTCAATTGATCATGCTTTATACAACGGAGCTAAATTTGCAGTTAATGCAATCACTGAACAAGCCAGACGAGAAAATGCTGAAAATAATGTGCGTTTTACTTTAATTGAACCTGGAATGGTTGATACTAATTTATTGGATACAACAACCAATCAAGAAGTCTTAGATGCTTATTTGATTAATAAGAATCGTTTAAAAGGTGGTTTGATTGCTAAAGATATCGCTGATGCAATCTTATATACTTATGAACTACCGCAACACATCAGTATTAAAGAACTGCTGATCACACATACTCAACAAAAAATTTAA
- a CDS encoding glucose PTS transporter subunit IIA encodes MKKIQIYSPVDGEIDLIENLNDGIFSEKMLGDGFFIKPKKSAFYSPIDHGKIALIADTKHAFFFEIEGVNVLMHIGLDTVGLDGKPFDLKTKLNQDVDLKTKIVDVDLDMIEKSGLSSVCPITIDGIDKTFEFKLLNQNKAVKQGDLIGEFLLVENQENIHEIQMSFREFFQGDNTYRKVGKQINKAVGGPENYTEVFNCMTRLRFRTIDTNKVDVDAIKKIPLVKGIIWNGNQLQIIIGQDVFRLKDAIILLNQNGSDEFLTKKPQSKGPVFFRFLSMFGNIMMPLIPVFIGLGMFQAVLGILSYDGLNLVPKDILNNKISPDSPIYWVVLWVMGRAATLFIGILIAYSAGKFFEFNRPMSIAIGLILCAPFMFGNGGPTMQGQQWILAQGDPLNTGILVIDGNMEHMGMAPINAYVIAPQNTKIFVIIAAIWLAKQVDSWVVKWIPSYIELTFRWVFVVGLVTIPTFFVFGPIWFYIEKVLGIGIHYISKAPIGLGVGFLFGIQMFFVLFGAHVVLMTIYSIDTMTHQGFSTFQEVGNLSVWAQWGATLGVAIVTRNAATRRDAISTAIPAIFGVAEPLLFAVNLPKRRPLYAGALASFVVGIMASLLGVTARVTTGIGILGIVGYFSNSSGFGFDGVTLGYLPGWLNGLYMLLCWIAAAGLAMGLTMLMYRERTSEKKQLIKNDKLFVKYLLTKKYINEQQAQDLLKNLVSISALISKEDASKIKSIEKQYQKIAKVQDNLAHVETQLILYKDKFILKGKKLMQKGKDKQAELLYGKYDVKPFEEKIAKLKIELKKISSEVDDRFVYDFQNNLKDKYLKIVNGMKKLNEMEKDKISRKYNSILNSLRIAYRLDEFDEAEINFAKEISEMEKANKLELKNQKIQVRT; translated from the coding sequence ATGAAAAAAATACAAATTTATTCTCCAGTTGATGGGGAAATTGATTTAATCGAAAACCTTAATGATGGCATTTTTAGTGAAAAAATGTTGGGTGACGGTTTTTTCATTAAACCAAAAAAGAGTGCATTTTATTCACCGATTGATCATGGAAAAATAGCTTTAATTGCAGATACAAAACATGCTTTCTTTTTTGAAATTGAAGGTGTTAATGTTTTAATGCATATTGGTTTGGACACTGTCGGACTTGATGGTAAACCATTTGATCTAAAAACAAAATTAAATCAAGATGTTGATTTGAAAACTAAAATTGTTGACGTTGATTTAGATATGATTGAAAAATCAGGATTAAGTTCAGTTTGCCCAATTACAATTGATGGTATTGACAAGACTTTTGAATTTAAATTATTAAATCAAAATAAAGCTGTTAAACAAGGTGATTTAATTGGTGAGTTTTTATTAGTTGAAAACCAAGAAAACATTCATGAAATTCAAATGAGTTTCAGAGAATTTTTCCAAGGAGATAATACATATCGGAAAGTTGGAAAACAAATCAATAAAGCAGTTGGTGGTCCTGAAAACTATACAGAAGTATTCAACTGTATGACTAGATTACGTTTTCGAACTATTGACACCAACAAAGTGGATGTTGATGCAATTAAAAAAATTCCACTCGTAAAAGGAATTATTTGAAATGGTAATCAATTACAAATTATTATTGGACAAGATGTATTCAGACTTAAAGATGCAATAATTCTTTTAAATCAGAATGGAAGTGATGAGTTCCTTACAAAGAAACCTCAATCAAAAGGACCTGTTTTTTTTAGATTTTTGTCGATGTTTGGAAACATTATGATGCCGCTAATTCCGGTCTTTATTGGTTTAGGGATGTTTCAAGCTGTTCTTGGAATATTGAGTTATGATGGACTAAATCTAGTTCCAAAGGATATTTTAAATAATAAAATTAGTCCCGATTCTCCAATATATTGAGTTGTTTTATGGGTCATGGGTAGAGCTGCGACATTATTTATTGGAATTTTAATAGCCTATAGTGCTGGTAAATTCTTCGAATTCAATAGACCGATGTCTATTGCTATTGGACTTATTTTATGTGCCCCATTTATGTTTGGAAATGGGGGTCCAACCATGCAAGGGCAACAATGAATATTGGCACAAGGAGATCCTTTAAATACAGGTATTCTGGTTATTGATGGAAATATGGAGCATATGGGTATGGCGCCAATAAATGCCTATGTTATTGCTCCACAAAATACTAAAATTTTCGTAATTATAGCAGCTATTTGATTAGCTAAACAAGTAGATAGTTGAGTTGTTAAATGAATTCCTTCATATATCGAATTGACATTTAGATGAGTATTTGTCGTAGGTTTAGTAACAATTCCAACATTCTTTGTTTTTGGACCAATATGATTTTATATTGAAAAAGTTTTAGGAATTGGAATTCATTATATTTCTAAAGCACCAATAGGTCTTGGGGTTGGTTTCCTTTTTGGGATTCAAATGTTCTTTGTTTTATTTGGGGCACATGTTGTTCTGATGACAATTTATTCAATAGATACAATGACACATCAAGGATTTTCAACATTCCAAGAAGTTGGTAATCTATCAGTTTGAGCACAATGAGGAGCAACTCTTGGTGTGGCAATTGTAACTCGAAATGCGGCGACCCGACGCGATGCGATAAGTACCGCGATCCCGGCAATATTTGGTGTTGCCGAACCACTATTGTTTGCGGTGAATTTACCAAAAAGACGACCATTATATGCCGGGGCATTAGCTTCTTTTGTAGTTGGTATTATGGCTAGTCTGTTAGGTGTTACAGCAAGGGTTACTACCGGAATCGGAATATTAGGAATTGTTGGTTACTTTTCTAATTCATCCGGATTTGGATTCGATGGTGTAACGCTTGGATATTTACCAGGTTGATTAAATGGATTATATATGTTACTTTGTTGAATAGCTGCTGCTGGTTTAGCAATGGGATTAACCATGTTAATGTACAGAGAAAGAACTTCAGAAAAAAAACAATTAATCAAAAACGATAAATTATTTGTTAAATATTTATTAACTAAAAAATACATTAATGAACAACAAGCACAAGATTTATTAAAAAATTTAGTTTCAATTTCTGCTTTAATTTCAAAAGAAGATGCAAGCAAAATAAAAAGTATTGAAAAACAATATCAAAAAATTGCTAAAGTACAAGATAATCTCGCACATGTTGAAACACAATTGATTTTATATAAAGACAAATTTATTTTAAAAGGCAAAAAATTAATGCAAAAGGGTAAAGATAAACAAGCAGAACTATTATATGGAAAATACGATGTGAAACCTTTTGAAGAAAAAATAGCAAAATTGAAAATCGAACTTAAAAAAATAAGTAGCGAAGTTGATGATCGTTTTGTTTATGACTTTCAAAATAACTTAAAAGATAAATATTTAAAAATAGTAAATGGAATGAAAAAACTTAATGAGATGGAAAAAGATAAAATCAGTAGAAAATATAATAGTATTTTAAATTCATTAAGAATTGCTTATCGCTTAGATGAATTTGATGAAGCTGAAATAAATTTTGCCAAAGAAATTAGTGAAATGGAAAAAGCAAATAAGTTAGAATTAAAGAATCAAAAAATTCAAGTTCGTACATAA
- a CDS encoding glucose PTS transporter subunit IIA, whose translation MKKIKIYAPVDGEIDLIENLHDGIFSEKMLGDGFFIKPKNNEFYSPIDQGTIALIADTKHAFFFEVEGVNILMHIGLDTVGLGGKPFDVKTKINQDISLKTKIVNADLDMIEKSGLSTVCPITIDGIGKDFEFKLLNQNKTVKQGDLIGEFSLIKNAAKQKIKPNFLEFFEGDNTYRRIGKKLNKLVGGPANYEEVFNCITRLRFRIIDVDKVDVDAIRKVELVKGIVWNGKQIQIIIGQDVYKVKDQIVILNQEKEGDFTTKHNVKVPIFYRFLGMFGNIMVPLIPVLIGMGLFQAILGILSYDGIGLVPKDILNNIITPDSPILWVILWVMGKSAFMFFGIFIAYSAGKYFDFNRPMSV comes from the coding sequence ATGAAAAAAATTAAAATTTATGCTCCAGTTGATGGAGAAATTGATTTAATCGAAAACCTTCATGATGGCATTTTTAGTGAAAAAATGTTGGGTGATGGTTTTTTTATTAAACCAAAAAATAATGAATTTTATTCACCAATTGATCAAGGTACAATAGCTCTAATTGCAGACACAAAACATGCTTTCTTTTTTGAAGTTGAAGGTGTAAATATTTTAATGCATATTGGTTTAGACACTGTTGGACTTGGCGGTAAACCTTTTGATGTAAAGACAAAAATTAATCAAGACATTTCTTTAAAAACCAAAATTGTTAATGCTGATTTAGATATGATCGAAAAATCAGGATTAAGCACAGTTTGTCCAATTACGATTGATGGAATTGGTAAAGATTTTGAATTTAAATTATTAAATCAAAATAAAACTGTTAAGCAAGGGGATTTGATTGGTGAGTTTTCGTTAATTAAAAACGCAGCAAAACAAAAAATAAAACCAAACTTTTTGGAATTTTTTGAAGGCGATAATACTTATCGCCGAATCGGTAAGAAACTTAACAAACTAGTTGGCGGACCTGCTAATTATGAAGAAGTTTTCAACTGTATAACAAGATTGCGTTTTAGAATCATTGATGTTGATAAAGTTGATGTTGATGCAATCAGAAAAGTTGAACTAGTAAAAGGGATAGTTTGAAATGGTAAACAAATTCAAATTATCATCGGTCAAGATGTTTATAAGGTTAAAGATCAAATCGTGATTTTAAACCAGGAAAAAGAAGGGGATTTCACTACCAAACATAATGTTAAAGTCCCAATTTTTTACCGATTTTTAGGAATGTTTGGAAATATTATGGTTCCTTTAATTCCTGTTTTAATTGGAATGGGATTGTTTCAAGCAATTTTAGGAATCTTGAGTTATGACGGGATTGGTTTAGTTCCAAAAGATATTTTAAATAATATCATAACCCCTGACTCTCCAATCCTTTGGGTTATTTTATGAGTGATGGGTAAATCAGCATTCATGTTTTTTGGAATTTTTATTGCATATTCTGCTGGTAAATATTTCGATTTTAATAGACCGATGTCGGTGTAA
- a CDS encoding DDE-type integrase/transposase/recombinase, giving the protein MENKNTDVKFEDLVRRNFNPEEDNIIATDVSYIPADAAENFAYLSIAISHKTKMIESWKLSQSNNVQLVLDTIDGLKRKNFIFHSDHGFQYSSYKVLDRLKTINAKTSMGRVGNSLDNREAEYFFGCLKGEYLNQLATTKMKFDEIYKCISEYIEWYNFKRKQKVLNWKTPASASAINS; this is encoded by the coding sequence ATGGAAAATAAAAATACTGATGTTAAATTTGAGGATCTTGTAAGAAGAAACTTTAATCCTGAAGAAGACAACATAATAGCAACTGATGTTAGCTATATTCCTGCTGATGCAGCTGAAAATTTTGCTTATTTATCGATTGCTATTAGTCATAAAACTAAAATGATTGAATCATGAAAATTATCTCAATCAAATAACGTCCAACTCGTTTTAGATACAATTGATGGTTTAAAAAGAAAAAACTTTATCTTTCATTCTGATCATGGTTTTCAATATTCTAGTTATAAAGTTCTTGATAGATTAAAAACTATTAATGCCAAAACCTCGATGGGAAGGGTTGGGAATTCATTAGATAACCGAGAAGCTGAATATTTCTTTGGTTGTTTAAAAGGAGAATATTTAAATCAGCTAGCTACTACAAAAATGAAATTTGATGAAATTTATAAGTGTATATCAGAATATATAGAGTGATATAATTTTAAAAGAAAACAAAAAGTATTGAATTGAAAAACGCCAGCTTCCGCTAGCGCTATTAATTCTTAA
- a CDS encoding DUF871 domain-containing protein gives MQKKKVGITIYPEQAPLNETLDYLERAKKLGYELVFVSFVHLKKEQQKELEMTIQATKYASKLGYYVIADVAPSSFELLNVPKNNYEKIKAMGISCLRFDLPLTAMELAFISHNEYGVDIQINMSSNDHLIDTILDYQPARTRISGCHNFYPQKNTALPLAFFHDCNQKFVKHNIETAAFIGSHFGNQGVASVNKELPTLEATRNLPCSTQAKLLFYSNEINNVMFGNAFASQEELEEVVEINRDTIALKVILENDITQEEKTILNFPQHFSRGDIAEFFIRSVYSRIVFKDFKVTPKNKQSIFNRGDVVIMNENGNSYKGEAHIILKDNFEIENNQYNLVGKIDPNEIILLDYVKPWAVFKFEF, from the coding sequence ATGCAAAAGAAAAAAGTTGGGATAACTATTTATCCAGAACAAGCGCCATTAAATGAAACTTTAGATTATTTGGAGCGTGCTAAAAAATTAGGCTATGAACTAGTGTTTGTAAGTTTTGTACATTTAAAAAAAGAACAACAAAAAGAACTGGAAATGACAATCCAAGCTACAAAATATGCAAGCAAGTTAGGATATTATGTCATTGCTGATGTTGCTCCTTCAAGTTTTGAACTGTTAAATGTTCCAAAAAATAATTATGAAAAAATTAAAGCAATGGGAATTTCATGCCTTCGTTTTGATCTACCACTAACAGCGATGGAATTAGCTTTTATATCACACAACGAGTATGGAGTTGATATTCAAATTAATATGAGTAGTAACGACCATTTGATTGATACTATTTTAGATTATCAACCTGCAAGAACAAGAATTAGTGGGTGCCACAATTTCTATCCTCAAAAAAATACTGCTTTACCTTTAGCTTTTTTTCATGATTGCAACCAAAAATTTGTCAAACATAACATCGAAACTGCAGCATTTATTGGTTCTCATTTTGGAAATCAAGGAGTTGCTAGTGTGAATAAGGAATTACCAACCCTAGAAGCGACTAGAAATTTACCATGCTCAACTCAAGCAAAATTATTGTTTTATTCAAATGAAATAAATAATGTGATGTTCGGAAACGCATTTGCTAGTCAAGAAGAATTAGAAGAGGTTGTTGAAATCAATCGTGATACGATCGCTTTAAAAGTAATTTTAGAAAATGATATTACTCAAGAAGAAAAAACAATTTTAAATTTTCCCCAACATTTTAGTCGTGGAGATATTGCAGAATTTTTTATTCGTTCTGTTTATTCAAGAATTGTTTTTAAAGATTTTAAAGTAACACCAAAAAATAAACAATCAATTTTTAATCGTGGGGATGTTGTGATTATGAATGAAAATGGTAATAGCTACAAAGGCGAAGCACACATTATTTTAAAAGACAATTTTGAAATAGAAAATAATCAATATAATTTGGTTGGGAAAATTGATCCCAACGAAATAATTTTACTAGATTATGTTAAACCTTGAGCAGTTTTTAAATTTGAATTTTAA